The Candidatus Dechloromonas phosphoritropha genome includes a region encoding these proteins:
- a CDS encoding cation transporter, which yields MSTHDNLPEISFDDPARHGMTQRVTWISVVVNVFLTCAQVLAGIVAHSQGLIADGLHSLSDLVCDFLVLFAAHHSKEPADEKHPYGHARIETMASFALGAILAVTGAGIIWSAGMKLQNLDNLPPVAPLALWTAGLALVAKEGLFRYMLRVGEKLRSPMLIANAWHARSDAASSLVVALGIVANMMGYTFADSVAAVIVGFMIVRMGAVFAWDAVQELIDTGLSVEEVASIHQVVVDTPGVTSLHELRTRRMAHRSLVDAHICVDPRISVSEGHRIAELTRQRILNSHQSVSDVLVHVDVEDNPDHDLKSQNMADREELTKALSPLLAGLPEPQRILLHYLDDGVEAEVYLPRDTLENAMAVSRAEHEICQQLTRNPLVSALSINYRQRVFPAKGH from the coding sequence ATGAGCACCCACGACAACCTTCCCGAAATCTCTTTCGACGACCCCGCCCGCCACGGCATGACCCAGCGGGTCACGTGGATCAGCGTGGTGGTGAATGTTTTTCTCACCTGTGCCCAGGTTCTCGCGGGTATCGTTGCCCATTCCCAGGGTTTGATTGCCGACGGCCTGCATTCGCTTTCCGATCTCGTCTGCGACTTTCTCGTCCTTTTCGCCGCCCATCACAGTAAGGAACCGGCCGACGAAAAACATCCCTACGGCCATGCACGCATCGAAACGATGGCATCGTTTGCCCTCGGAGCGATTCTGGCGGTGACCGGCGCCGGGATCATCTGGAGCGCCGGGATGAAGCTTCAGAATCTCGACAACCTGCCGCCGGTGGCGCCGCTGGCGCTATGGACCGCGGGCCTCGCGCTGGTCGCCAAGGAAGGGCTGTTTCGCTACATGCTGCGCGTCGGCGAAAAGCTGCGTTCGCCGATGCTCATCGCCAACGCCTGGCATGCGCGCTCCGACGCCGCCTCTTCGCTGGTGGTTGCGCTGGGGATCGTCGCCAACATGATGGGCTACACCTTCGCCGACTCGGTTGCCGCCGTGATCGTCGGCTTCATGATCGTCCGCATGGGTGCGGTGTTCGCCTGGGATGCGGTTCAGGAGTTGATCGACACTGGGCTGTCGGTCGAGGAAGTCGCCAGCATCCACCAGGTCGTCGTCGACACCCCCGGGGTCACCAGCCTGCATGAGTTGCGCACCCGCCGCATGGCGCATCGCTCGCTGGTCGATGCCCACATCTGCGTGGATCCGCGAATCAGCGTATCGGAAGGTCATCGCATCGCCGAGTTGACCCGCCAGCGGATACTCAACAGCCACCAGTCGGTTTCCGATGTGCTCGTTCATGTCGACGTCGAAGACAATCCGGATCACGACCTCAAGAGCCAGAACATGGCCGACCGCGAAGAACTGACCAAGGCGCTCTCGCCCCTGCTCGCCGGCCTGCCTGAACCGCAGCGCATTCTCCTGCACTATCTCGACGACGGGGTCGAGGCCGAGGTCTACCTGCCGCGTGATACGCTCGAAAATGCGATGGCCGTGAGCCGCGCCGAACACGAAATCTGCCAGCAACTGACCAGGAATCCGCTGGTCAGCGCCCTGTCGATCAACTACCGGCAGCGAGTCTTTCCGGCCAAAGGCCACTGA
- a CDS encoding cytochrome b/b6 domain-containing protein: MNQQKFRLWDLPTRVFHWALVLAVVAAIVSGQLGGNLIDWHGRIGLFIVGLLAFRLAWGVVGSTYARFLQFLPTPGKIASYLRGEWQGEGHSPLGALSVFGLLALLTAQVGSGLFANDDITFVGPLFDLVDKNLSNRLTGIHYLVANAIYVLIALHIAAIAFYARVRRRNLVKPMLTGWMDGKGDSATGGGVPALILALVVAGAAGYGASGAWLPAPPLPPPAAETPSW; this comes from the coding sequence ATGAACCAACAAAAATTCCGCCTGTGGGATCTGCCGACCCGCGTCTTCCACTGGGCGCTCGTCCTTGCCGTTGTCGCGGCCATTGTCAGCGGCCAGCTCGGCGGTAACCTGATCGACTGGCACGGCCGCATAGGCCTCTTCATCGTCGGGTTGCTCGCCTTTCGCCTGGCCTGGGGCGTGGTCGGTTCGACCTATGCCCGTTTCCTGCAATTCCTGCCGACGCCGGGAAAGATCGCATCCTACCTGCGTGGCGAATGGCAAGGCGAGGGCCACAGCCCGCTCGGCGCGCTGTCGGTTTTCGGTCTTCTGGCGCTGTTGACCGCGCAAGTTGGCAGCGGCCTCTTCGCCAATGACGACATCACCTTTGTCGGTCCGCTGTTCGATCTGGTTGACAAGAACCTGAGCAATCGTCTGACCGGAATTCACTATCTGGTTGCCAACGCGATCTATGTACTGATCGCACTGCACATCGCCGCGATTGCCTTCTATGCTCGCGTCAGGAGGCGGAATCTCGTCAAGCCGATGCTGACCGGCTGGATGGACGGCAAGGGAGACTCGGCGACGGGTGGTGGCGTGCCAGCCCTGATTCTTGCCCTCGTAGTTGCTGGCGCAGCGGGCTATGGCGCAAGCGGCGCCTGGTTGCCGGCGCCTCCGCTGCCGCCACCCGCTGCCGAGACACCGAGCTGGTGA
- a CDS encoding cytochrome c: MKSKLLLALLAITLTGTAVAQIKPEDAIKWRQSGYGFMAWNMARIKMNVEGTYNKEEVIKAANAIQAIANSGMGALFMPGTDKGTGWEKTRVKPAFFTNRDGVNKVALAFIKEANEMAKVAAVGDAAATKEQLGKLSASCKGCHDDFKIKD; encoded by the coding sequence ATGAAGTCGAAACTTCTGCTTGCACTTTTGGCTATCACCCTGACCGGCACGGCCGTGGCGCAGATCAAGCCAGAAGATGCCATCAAGTGGCGCCAGTCCGGTTACGGCTTCATGGCCTGGAACATGGCCCGCATCAAGATGAACGTTGAAGGCACCTACAACAAGGAGGAGGTCATCAAGGCCGCCAATGCGATTCAGGCCATCGCCAATTCGGGTATGGGCGCCCTTTTCATGCCCGGGACCGACAAGGGTACCGGCTGGGAAAAGACCAGGGTCAAGCCCGCATTCTTCACCAACCGGGATGGTGTAAACAAGGTGGCGCTGGCGTTCATCAAGGAAGCCAACGAAATGGCCAAGGTTGCCGCGGTTGGTGATGCGGCGGCGACCAAGGAGCAACTGGGCAAGTTGAGCGCTAGCTGCAAGGGTTGCCACGACGACTTCAAGATCAAGGACTGA
- a CDS encoding DUF2322 family protein → MSHLAAINLLDADGNVVAAIENKPGSQGSLAVYNHLAQTFGSINREAARKGLEIFAEHTEDARINPGRHPNIDRLIAVEQDGPALRVKHVFEL, encoded by the coding sequence ATTTCCCACCTCGCAGCTATCAACCTGCTCGACGCCGACGGCAATGTCGTTGCCGCCATCGAGAACAAGCCGGGCAGCCAGGGTTCGCTGGCGGTCTATAACCATCTGGCGCAAACCTTCGGCTCGATCAACCGCGAGGCCGCAAGGAAAGGCCTGGAAATCTTCGCCGAGCATACCGAGGATGCCCGGATCAACCCTGGCAGACACCCCAATATCGACCGCCTGATCGCCGTCGAGCAGGATGGGCCGGCATTGCGTGTCAAGCACGTTTTCGAGTTGTGA
- a CDS encoding MarR family transcriptional regulator yields MTEEAIMLAMALAERYATNMHGVLSCFDRIIITGTLPGACYAAGMTSYLYTHGIRVFDYPRFAEPLRDRIRERAQEVCLAAGIEIEHVSKSHIRKEELVARVLAGRGDAPGLVHVLSAMEACPSYKPWHDKGSGKTYLRPDQGKCLHYYFYFIDEELGLCYLRVPTWAPFGLQFYCNGHSALARTLTRERIDFLQQDNAFLRVADIAQAQALADAFSPDVLHPRLDRYAQWLCPVLDVFGSSYHWSLRQVEYSTDLMFRSEQILVPLYDAISRQAVLAANAERVSSFLGKKVTPQLAQEIGSRLSTRIEGRCIKHTMGAAGVKVYDKFSRVLRVETTVNDVSFFKHHRKVEHKDRHATRELAPLKKTIYSLIDLRDILLGCNQRYLAFLSSLDDPSAGERDLERLSMPRLGAAPGVKGVNFFDPAEKALLKTMQRGEFNIHGWRRADLLSYLKLTPSAMSRQLARLRTLGLIKKVTHTYRYYLTRLGRSVVAAACSLTRFNIVPTMACAS; encoded by the coding sequence ATGACCGAGGAGGCGATCATGTTGGCGATGGCTCTGGCGGAACGATACGCGACGAACATGCATGGCGTGCTTTCGTGCTTTGACCGGATCATTATCACCGGCACGCTGCCTGGTGCGTGCTACGCGGCAGGAATGACGAGTTATTTGTACACGCACGGAATTCGGGTATTCGACTACCCGCGATTTGCCGAGCCGCTGCGAGATCGCATTCGTGAGCGTGCGCAGGAGGTGTGTCTGGCGGCGGGTATTGAAATCGAGCACGTCAGCAAAAGCCATATTCGCAAGGAAGAGTTGGTCGCGCGAGTGCTCGCCGGTCGCGGCGACGCACCGGGTTTGGTGCATGTGCTCTCGGCCATGGAAGCCTGTCCGAGCTACAAACCGTGGCATGACAAAGGCAGTGGCAAGACTTACCTGCGCCCCGATCAAGGCAAGTGCCTGCACTACTACTTCTATTTCATCGACGAGGAACTGGGGTTGTGCTACCTGCGTGTGCCGACGTGGGCACCGTTCGGGTTGCAGTTCTACTGTAATGGTCACAGCGCTCTGGCAAGAACTCTGACGCGAGAAAGGATCGACTTCCTCCAGCAGGACAACGCCTTCCTGCGTGTCGCCGACATCGCGCAGGCGCAGGCGCTGGCGGATGCGTTCAGTCCCGACGTACTTCACCCGCGACTGGATCGCTATGCGCAGTGGTTGTGCCCAGTGCTTGACGTCTTTGGATCCTCGTATCACTGGAGCTTGCGCCAAGTCGAATACTCCACCGACCTGATGTTTCGCAGTGAGCAGATATTGGTTCCACTGTATGACGCCATTTCGCGCCAAGCGGTCTTGGCCGCCAACGCAGAACGCGTCTCCAGCTTTCTGGGCAAGAAGGTCACGCCACAACTGGCCCAGGAGATCGGTTCCCGGTTGTCCACCCGTATCGAGGGGCGCTGCATCAAGCACACCATGGGCGCCGCTGGCGTCAAGGTGTATGACAAATTCTCCCGCGTACTGCGGGTCGAAACGACCGTCAATGACGTGAGTTTCTTCAAACACCACCGCAAGGTGGAACACAAGGACAGGCACGCCACCCGAGAATTGGCGCCCCTGAAGAAGACAATCTATAGCCTGATCGACCTGCGCGACATCCTGCTCGGCTGCAACCAACGTTACCTGGCGTTCCTCTCCAGCCTCGATGACCCCAGTGCCGGCGAGCGTGACTTGGAGCGATTGAGCATGCCACGGTTGGGGGCGGCTCCCGGTGTCAAAGGGGTGAACTTCTTTGATCCTGCCGAGAAAGCCTTGCTGAAAACCATGCAACGCGGCGAGTTCAACATTCACGGTTGGCGTCGTGCCGATCTTCTCAGCTATCTGAAGCTCACTCCGTCCGCCATGTCGCGCCAACTTGCCCGACTGCGTACGCTCGGCTTGATCAAGAAAGTCACTCATACCTATCGCTACTACCTCACTCGATTGGGACGTTCAGTCGTCGCTGCGGCCTGCTCATTGACCCGCTTCAACATAGTGCCAACCATGGCTTGCGCATCCTGA
- a CDS encoding IS1380 family transposase, with protein sequence MDNSIPTQLRFPASAGFTIRAEFDGGAMSSDFGALLLRGIDLQIGLIPRLVSAIHDKRHASYIDHPLADLLRQRIFQTASGYADGNDANTLRRDPLFKLAVGRAPLDEGNDLASGPTLSRLENSVSRKDIYRLAKSFVDAFIASYAQAPAVIVLDMDHSEDATHGQQELAFYNPHYGNHCYLPLFLFEGLSGKFITAVLCPGKRPTGKENAAIIKRVLRLLRQAWPETHIILRGDGHFSNPELMALCASDPHLDFLFGLAGNQVLSPKAEPLLKKARALHQTHSANAQRLGNAEPAATRLYDDIEYQAGSWPKAYRVVVKAEVMALGDNPRYVVTSLSDPTPDVLYKELYCARGQDENFIKAVKNDLASDRTSDHAFLANHLRLFYSCAAYGLIHGLRENTLVHTELAKAQPLSIILKLFKLAVRVVQYKDRIKLSLPTSCPMKGVLARVTELLYLVPRPPAPA encoded by the coding sequence ATGGACAATTCTATCCCAACCCAGCTTCGCTTTCCCGCCAGCGCCGGATTTACGATCCGGGCAGAGTTTGACGGCGGGGCGATGTCCTCCGACTTTGGCGCACTCCTGTTGCGTGGCATCGACCTGCAAATCGGCCTGATTCCCCGCCTGGTCAGCGCGATTCACGACAAACGCCACGCCTCGTACATTGACCATCCCCTGGCCGACCTGCTCCGCCAGCGGATATTCCAGACCGCCAGCGGTTACGCCGACGGTAATGACGCCAACACGCTGCGGCGCGATCCGCTGTTCAAACTGGCGGTCGGTCGTGCCCCGCTGGACGAGGGAAATGACCTGGCCTCCGGCCCCACGCTCTCCCGGCTCGAAAACAGCGTATCGCGCAAAGACATTTACCGCCTGGCCAAAAGCTTCGTCGACGCCTTCATCGCCAGCTACGCCCAGGCGCCTGCCGTGATCGTGCTCGATATGGATCACTCGGAGGATGCCACTCACGGGCAGCAGGAACTGGCGTTCTATAACCCCCACTACGGGAATCACTGCTACCTGCCGCTGTTTCTCTTCGAAGGACTTTCCGGGAAGTTCATTACTGCCGTCCTGTGTCCGGGCAAACGCCCGACTGGCAAGGAGAACGCGGCCATCATCAAGCGCGTGCTGCGCTTGCTCCGCCAGGCTTGGCCCGAGACCCACATCATTCTGCGCGGGGATGGCCACTTCTCGAATCCCGAACTGATGGCCTTGTGCGCGTCCGATCCGCATCTGGACTTCCTCTTCGGCCTGGCCGGCAACCAGGTGCTCTCGCCCAAGGCCGAGCCGCTGCTGAAGAAAGCCCGTGCGCTGCACCAGACACACAGCGCCAACGCCCAGCGCCTGGGGAACGCCGAGCCTGCGGCGACACGACTGTACGACGATATCGAGTATCAGGCGGGCTCGTGGCCCAAGGCTTACCGCGTGGTGGTCAAGGCCGAGGTGATGGCCTTGGGTGACAACCCGCGGTACGTGGTGACCTCGCTGTCCGACCCGACGCCTGATGTGCTTTACAAAGAGCTGTACTGTGCTCGAGGGCAGGACGAGAACTTCATCAAGGCGGTGAAGAACGACTTGGCCAGTGACCGGACCTCCGATCATGCCTTCCTCGCCAATCACCTGCGGCTGTTCTATTCGTGTGCGGCGTATGGGTTGATTCACGGCTTGCGCGAGAACACGCTGGTGCATACGGAACTGGCCAAGGCGCAACCGCTGTCGATTATCCTGAAACTCTTTAAGTTGGCGGTGCGCGTGGTGCAGTACAAGGATCGGATCAAGCTGTCCTTGCCTACGTCGTGTCCGATGAAGGGGGTGCTGGCGCGGGTGACCGAGTTGCTTTACCTCGTCCCGCGCCCGCCGGCACCGGCCTGA
- the purB gene encoding adenylosuccinate lyase, producing the protein MTCDPLTALSPLDGRYAGKVNVLREYFSEFGLIRARLKVEIEWLKALAAEPHFTEIAPFSPLTVAEFDALVTNFSVDQAAEVKAEEAVTNHDVKALEYWIKKNTRGNAEVTKVSEFIHFACTSEDINNLSHALMCQGAREQAMLPMLDKLLARLRELAHANAEVPMMSRTHGQPATPTTLGKEMANVAYRLQRARERIAAVELLGKINGAVGNYNAHLCAYPGYDWEGFAKQFVESLGLVFNPYTIQIEPHDALAELFDAFARANSILIDFDRDVWGYISLGFFKQKVKAGEIGSSTMPHKVNPIDFENSEGNLGLANAVLKHLAEKLPISRWQRDLTDSTVLRNMGVGLGYSLLAYDSLLKGMSKLEVNADTMKADLDANWELLAEPIQTVMRRYAVPNAYEKLKELTRGTRVSREGMQAFVSTLEIPEAARAELLKLTPWDYTGKAAELAKRI; encoded by the coding sequence ATGACCTGTGATCCACTGACCGCCCTTTCCCCGCTCGATGGCCGCTATGCCGGCAAGGTCAATGTCCTGCGCGAGTATTTTTCCGAGTTCGGCCTGATCCGCGCCCGCCTCAAGGTTGAGATTGAATGGCTCAAGGCACTCGCTGCCGAGCCGCATTTCACCGAAATTGCCCCATTTTCGCCGTTGACCGTAGCCGAGTTCGATGCGTTGGTTACGAACTTCAGTGTCGACCAGGCCGCCGAGGTCAAGGCTGAGGAGGCCGTCACCAACCACGACGTCAAGGCGCTGGAATACTGGATCAAGAAGAATACCAGGGGCAATGCCGAGGTGACCAAGGTCAGCGAGTTCATCCACTTCGCCTGCACGTCGGAAGACATCAACAATCTGTCGCACGCGCTGATGTGTCAGGGTGCCCGCGAACAGGCGATGTTGCCGATGCTCGACAAGTTGCTCGCCCGCCTGCGCGAACTGGCCCACGCCAATGCCGAGGTGCCGATGATGAGCCGCACGCACGGCCAGCCGGCAACGCCGACAACGCTCGGCAAGGAAATGGCCAACGTCGCTTACCGCCTGCAGCGCGCCCGCGAGCGTATCGCCGCCGTCGAGTTGCTCGGCAAGATCAACGGCGCGGTCGGCAACTACAACGCCCATCTCTGCGCCTACCCGGGTTACGACTGGGAAGGTTTCGCGAAGCAGTTTGTCGAATCGCTTGGCCTTGTCTTCAACCCTTACACCATCCAGATTGAGCCGCATGATGCGCTGGCCGAGCTGTTCGATGCCTTTGCTCGTGCCAACAGCATCCTGATCGACTTTGATCGCGATGTCTGGGGTTATATCTCGCTCGGCTTCTTCAAGCAGAAGGTCAAGGCTGGCGAAATCGGCTCGTCTACGATGCCGCACAAGGTCAATCCGATCGATTTCGAGAACTCCGAGGGTAACCTTGGCCTGGCCAACGCCGTATTGAAGCACCTTGCCGAAAAGCTGCCGATCTCGCGCTGGCAGCGCGACCTGACCGATTCCACGGTACTGCGCAACATGGGCGTCGGCCTCGGCTACTCCCTGCTCGCCTACGATTCGTTGTTGAAGGGCATGAGCAAGCTGGAAGTTAATGCCGACACCATGAAGGCTGATCTCGACGCCAACTGGGAACTGCTCGCCGAGCCGATCCAGACCGTCATGCGCCGCTACGCCGTGCCGAATGCTTACGAAAAGCTCAAGGAACTGACGCGCGGCACCCGCGTTTCGCGTGAGGGTATGCAGGCCTTCGTATCAACGCTGGAAATCCCGGAAGCTGCCAGGGCTGAACTGCTCAAGCTGACGCCGTGGGATTACACCGGCAAGGCCGCCGAACTGGCGAAGCGCATCTGA
- a CDS encoding glutathione S-transferase: MKLIGSHTSPFVRKVRIALAEKKIEYDFVIDSPWLQGSGVPNVNPLGKIPVLILDDDTPLFDSRVIVQYIDNVTPNNKLFPTPNRERIEVKRWEAVADGICDAAAAAFLEGKRTTAQRSDDWIARQRVKIARSLEFLAEQLGEKAYCMGTHFSLADIVVGAALGYLCFRFAAIDWQTAHPNLARLYAKLMQRPSFADTVPHD; this comes from the coding sequence ATGAAGCTGATCGGCTCCCATACCAGCCCGTTCGTGCGCAAGGTGCGCATCGCCCTGGCGGAAAAGAAGATCGAATACGATTTCGTGATCGACTCGCCGTGGCTGCAAGGCAGCGGAGTCCCGAACGTTAATCCGCTCGGCAAGATTCCGGTCCTCATCCTCGACGACGACACCCCGCTCTTCGATTCGCGGGTCATCGTCCAGTACATCGACAACGTCACCCCGAACAACAAGCTCTTTCCCACGCCCAACCGCGAACGCATTGAGGTAAAGCGCTGGGAAGCCGTCGCCGACGGTATCTGCGATGCAGCTGCAGCCGCCTTCCTCGAAGGAAAGCGGACAACGGCCCAACGCAGCGACGACTGGATCGCCCGCCAGCGCGTCAAGATCGCGCGCAGCCTCGAATTCCTGGCCGAGCAACTGGGCGAGAAAGCCTACTGCATGGGCACCCATTTTTCGCTGGCCGACATCGTCGTCGGCGCCGCGTTGGGCTACCTGTGCTTCCGCTTTGCCGCCATCGACTGGCAGACGGCGCACCCGAATCTGGCGCGGCTCTACGCCAAGCTGATGCAACGCCCATCCTTTGCCGACACCGTGCCGCACGACTGA
- the psd gene encoding phosphatidylserine decarboxylase (Phosphatidylserine decarboxylase is synthesized as a single chain precursor. Generation of the pyruvoyl active site from a Ser is coupled to cleavage of a Gly-Ser bond between the larger (beta) and smaller (alpha chains). It is an integral membrane protein.), with protein MSDRLAVLSQYLLPKQALTVLAGKLAGAQAGSVTTSVIRWFVGRYGVNMAEAANPDIASYASFNEFFTRPLREGVRPLAAADFICSVDGAISQFGAIERDQIFQAKGHSYSTTALVGGDRELAAQFENGSFATLYLSPRDYHRIHMPCAGRLMRMIHVPGALFSVNPVTARGVPGLFARNERVVCAFDSPHGPFVLVLVGATIVGSMATVWHGVVIPPRPGHLRDWNYSDQQIEFKKGDEMGRFLLGSTVVMLFPKDVLQFNLGWAPAQAIRLGEAMGSKTTQ; from the coding sequence GTGTCCGATCGTCTCGCCGTTTTGTCGCAATACCTGCTTCCCAAGCAGGCGCTTACCGTTCTCGCCGGCAAGCTGGCCGGCGCCCAAGCGGGGTCAGTGACGACCAGCGTTATCCGCTGGTTCGTCGGGCGTTACGGCGTCAATATGGCTGAGGCCGCCAATCCGGATATTGCCAGCTACGCCAGTTTCAACGAGTTTTTCACAAGGCCGCTGCGCGAAGGCGTGCGGCCCCTGGCCGCGGCTGATTTCATTTGCTCGGTCGACGGCGCGATCAGCCAGTTTGGCGCCATCGAGCGCGACCAGATCTTTCAGGCCAAGGGTCACAGTTATTCGACGACTGCGCTGGTCGGCGGCGACCGCGAACTTGCTGCGCAGTTCGAGAACGGCAGCTTCGCGACGCTCTACCTCAGCCCGCGCGACTACCATCGCATCCACATGCCCTGCGCCGGCCGCCTGATGCGCATGATCCATGTGCCCGGCGCGCTATTTTCGGTCAATCCGGTCACGGCGCGCGGCGTCCCTGGCCTCTTCGCGCGCAACGAGCGGGTTGTCTGCGCCTTCGATTCGCCGCATGGCCCCTTCGTGCTGGTGCTGGTCGGCGCCACCATCGTCGGCAGCATGGCGACGGTCTGGCATGGCGTGGTCATTCCACCACGCCCGGGCCATCTGCGGGACTGGAATTACAGCGATCAGCAGATCGAATTCAAAAAGGGCGACGAAATGGGCCGCTTCCTGCTCGGGTCGACGGTGGTCATGCTGTTTCCCAAGGATGTGCTGCAGTTCAACCTGGGCTGGGCGCCGGCACAGGCGATCCGCCTCGGCGAGGCGATGGGGTCAAAGACAACGCAATGA
- the mnmA gene encoding tRNA 2-thiouridine(34) synthase MnmA, producing the protein MSEKTVVVGLSGGVDSSVAALLLKQQGWKVIGLFMKNWEDDDTEEYCSSRQDLIDVMSVADRIGIDVEVVNFAAEYRERVFGEFLREYEAGRTPNPDILCNSEIKFKAFLDHALQLGAEKIATGHYAGIREFDGKFQLLKAEDGTKDQSYFLYRLHQAQLSKTLFPLADLYKREVRKIAEAEGLHVAAKKDSTGICFIGERPFKDFLARYLPPKKGEIRRLDDGKVMGEHDGLMFHTVGQRKGLHIGGIREKGEPGGGDHDAWFVVGKDMEKNVLHVVQGHDHPALFKASLVADQLSWVSGQAPHTHWVYTAKPRYRTPDQACEVERVDVESCEVRFAEPQWALAPGQSVVLYESRVCLGGGVIQ; encoded by the coding sequence ATGTCTGAAAAAACCGTGGTCGTCGGCTTGTCCGGCGGTGTCGATTCCTCCGTTGCGGCACTGCTGCTGAAGCAGCAGGGCTGGAAGGTGATCGGCCTGTTCATGAAGAACTGGGAAGATGACGACACCGAGGAATACTGCTCGTCGCGCCAAGATCTGATCGACGTCATGAGCGTCGCCGACCGCATCGGTATCGACGTCGAAGTGGTCAATTTCGCGGCAGAATATCGCGAGCGCGTGTTTGGCGAATTCCTGCGCGAATACGAGGCTGGACGGACGCCGAATCCGGACATCCTGTGCAACTCCGAGATCAAGTTCAAGGCTTTCCTCGACCACGCGCTGCAACTCGGTGCCGAGAAGATCGCCACCGGTCATTACGCCGGCATCCGCGAATTCGATGGCAAATTTCAGTTGCTGAAGGCCGAGGACGGCACCAAGGATCAGAGCTACTTCCTCTATCGCCTGCATCAGGCGCAATTGTCGAAGACGCTGTTCCCGCTGGCCGACCTCTACAAGCGCGAGGTGCGCAAGATTGCCGAGGCCGAAGGGCTGCACGTCGCCGCCAAGAAGGATTCGACCGGCATCTGCTTTATCGGTGAGCGGCCATTCAAGGATTTTCTGGCGCGCTATCTGCCGCCGAAGAAGGGCGAAATCCGCCGCCTCGACGACGGCAAGGTCATGGGCGAACACGATGGACTGATGTTCCATACTGTCGGCCAGCGCAAGGGCCTGCACATCGGCGGCATCAGGGAGAAGGGCGAGCCCGGCGGCGGCGATCACGATGCCTGGTTCGTCGTCGGCAAGGACATGGAGAAAAACGTGCTCCATGTCGTCCAGGGTCATGATCACCCGGCGCTGTTCAAGGCGTCGCTGGTTGCGGATCAGCTTTCCTGGGTTTCAGGTCAGGCGCCGCATACACACTGGGTGTACACTGCCAAGCCGCGCTACCGGACGCCCGACCAGGCCTGCGAAGTCGAGCGGGTCGATGTGGAGAGTTGCGAAGTCAGGTTTGCCGAACCACAATGGGCTCTGGCACCAGGGCAGTCGGTGGTGCTCTATGAAAGCCGCGTCTGCCTCGGCGGCGGGGTGATCCAATGA
- a CDS encoding NUDIX hydrolase — protein MIWKPDVTVAAVVQRDGKFLLVEEETEAGLAFNQPAGHLEDCEALIDAVVREALEETAYHFRPTHLVGIYSWKRPGRDTTYLRFAFGGELRGWESERKLDKGIVAARWLTIDEVEATQVRHRSPLVRRCIDDLLAGKSYPLELLVHYE, from the coding sequence ATGATCTGGAAACCTGATGTCACTGTTGCCGCCGTCGTTCAGCGCGACGGAAAGTTCCTGCTGGTCGAGGAAGAGACCGAAGCCGGTCTCGCTTTCAACCAGCCGGCCGGCCACCTCGAGGACTGCGAGGCGCTGATCGACGCCGTCGTGCGCGAGGCGCTGGAAGAGACCGCCTATCACTTCAGGCCAACCCACCTGGTCGGGATATACAGCTGGAAGCGCCCGGGCCGGGATACAACCTACCTGCGCTTCGCCTTCGGTGGCGAATTGCGCGGCTGGGAATCCGAGCGCAAGCTGGACAAAGGGATCGTCGCTGCGCGCTGGCTGACCATCGATGAAGTCGAGGCGACGCAGGTCCGTCATCGCAGCCCGCTGGTTAGGCGCTGCATCGACGATCTGCTTGCCGGAAAGTCGTATCCCCTCGAACTGCTGGTGCATTACGAGTGA